From the genome of Neorhodopirellula lusitana:
TTTCGCGAACGGCTTAATTCTACAGGGCTGCCTGATCCAGCCCCAGATGCTTAGTCGTGGTGGACTTTAGCGGTTAGGGAAACGTCATCGAATACTCCGGCAAGACCGTCTGAATCCAGCAATTTTTCACTAAATTTCACTTCAAAATCACGTCGCAAATTCGTTGTGACTGGCTCAAGTTGAACCGAAATCTAAGCCGAAATGGGTTGGGTGCCACTCAAAATGAACTGCATCGGCGGCGACTTTTGGCAGCAGCTTAGGCCTGGACTGGAGAAGACAGCGAAGTATGGGATCTAGCAAGGACGTGACTATCGGTTACTTCAGTACGGTCAACACCGAGACGGCCGGGTGGACGGGGGGGTTGCTCGTCCTCAACGCCGCTGGCCGCCCACTCGAATTTCAGTGCACCCTACCTATTCGCCCTTCAAAAGCTCACGAGATTTTGTTTGGTAGCACGCTTCGTGAACACCTGATTAGTGAGGTGATCGGCCCAACGCTATTGCAAAAATGTCGCACTCCGATCTCGCTTTTGTGCTGCCAGCAGGTAGAGGCACTTGCCTTGCAAGAAAATCTGCCACGTGTTGCCAGTTCCCCCACCGTGACAAGCGGAACTACCGCTACAGACCGCCAGGCTACCCTGGTCGGATACATGCGAGGCGCCGACGAGACTCGGAAGGCGATTTCGTCGCCTTCCTTGGCTGGCCACTGTGAGCTACCGATCGGTGATGCGACCCTTTTCGTCGCCATGGAACTGCTTGAGGCAACGCAAGCTGCAATCGACGGACTCAATGATATGGTCGATGCCACCGAGCCTTTCGAGCGGATCACCGAGGCGATCCGTGAAGCGCAAAGTCAAATGGCGAGGGCTGCTTAAGTGTGGTTCCGGTCGAAAACAAACGAATCCGCCGACATGGCCGTGGCCTCGGCCGGCGCGCAGCGAGAATCATTGACTTGCGAGATCGATGACACGCTGAGTTGGTCGGCGCAAAGCGACATGGTTGTGGAGACTCAGACGCTCCAGTGGGCGCCGTTGCAGACGACTCGTGTGCCGATCAAGTTACCGCCTCTGCGAGTCCAAACGAACGGGTTCTTGTTCCCCGAGGCGGCTTCGTGGATCCCCAAGGCGGCTCCCAACCCGAAGCCTGCGATCGCGGGTCGTATTGGCGAAGAGGATCCTGCAGCAAGCCTTAAGAAGTCTCGCCGCCGGATCGGGAAGCATGCTCGGATCAAGCCGCCTAACGATATCGTGAAGCTGCAAGACCGACTGTACTACCTTTTGCAACCACCGCTGGATTTGTTGGTGGGCAGTGGTCAGCTGAATTTCCCTTTTGAGCCGTTCCCTTATCAACTTGATGGGATCGCGTACCTGTTTCCTCGCTACGCATGTGTGCTGGCGGATGAAATGGGTTTAGGGAAAACGATGCAAGCGATCAGCACCATGCGGATGCTGTTATGCAGCGGCGAGCTTCGCAGTATTCTGCTGGTTTGCCCAAAGCCCTTGGTGAGTAACTGGATTCGAGAGTTTAGTGTCTGGGCGCCGGAAATTCCCGTCTCGGCGATCGAGGGCAACGCCGCCAAACGTGAGTTCCAGTGGCGTGCACCGGAGTTTCCGGTCAAGATTGCCAACTACGAACTGTTGATGCGGGACAAAGAGATTGTCTTGGAAGGCGGGCTGCATTTTGACCTCGTCGCGCTCGACGAAGCACAACGCATCAAGAATAGTAGTAATTCAACCAGCGAGATCGTTAAGGCGATTCCTCGTACTCGTTCGTGGGCTTTGACCGGCACGCCGGTCGAAAACTCCCCGGACGACTTAGTTGGTATTTTTGACTTTTTGTCGCCAGGCTATTTGACCGCCGGCATGCCGTTGCCACAAATGGCGAAGGCGGCCAGCGACTATATTCTGCGACGCACCAAAGACATGGTGCTCGACGACATGCCGCCGAAACTGTTTCGTGACGCCGATGTCGACCTCACGCCTGAGCAATGGCAGCGGTACGAGGCGGCCGAGACCGAAGGAATCGTGCACCTGGAAGAACTTGAAGAATCGCTGACGATCCAACACGTTTTTGAATTGGTCCTTCGTCTGAAACAGATCTGCAACTTTGACCCCGTAACCGGCGCCAGTGCCAAATTACAGCGTCTGGAAGCTGATATGGAAGAGGTGGCTGCCAGTGGCCACAAAGCGATTTTATTCAGCCAGTGGACGAAAACGATCGAGAAGATGAAACCAGCTTTGGCTCGTTACAATCCGCTCGAGTACCACGGGAAAATCCCGCACAAGCAACGCGAACAGGTGATCGACCGTTTTAAAAACGATCCCGATGCCAATATCATTTTGATGAGCTACGGCGCTGGTAGCGTGGGCCTGAACTTGCAGTTTTGCCGTTACGTGTTCCTGTTCGATCGTTGGTGGAATCCGGCGATTGAAGATCAGGCGATTAATCGGGCCCACCGTATTGGTGCGGCCGGTAGCGTGACGGTCACGCGTATGATGGCGGCGAACACGATCGAGCAACGCATCGCAGCGGTGCTTGACGAAAAACGAGAGATGTTCGACGCCTTGTTCGCAACGCAACACAGCAACGAAGTCGCAACCAAGCCACACAAGAACAGCCCGCTGTCACGCACCGGTGGCCTATCACGCGATGAGATTTTCGGACTGTTTGATCTTCGCGCCCCCGGTGGAAAGAAAGTCGCCTAGTTGCGACTTATCGGTCACTCGTCCAACACTGGCAACCCGCATAGATAGGCATTATTGATCAGTCCGTTAGCCATGCTTGCATGGTGTCAGCTGTTTCAGGTCGCAGGCGTGCCACATCGTTGATATCGCACGCGTCATCTGGCTTCAAATACAGGCTGCCGTCGACGGTTAATTCATCGCTTGGATTGGCGACATAGAACCAGCGGTCGGTGGTTGCGGCGATTCGAGTGCCGGCATGATCTGTGATCACGGATTGATCTTCTTGTGTGGCTGCCCACGCATCCGGTTGAACGAAGTTGTCGTCGGACTGCGTTAGGATGTTTCCAATCTGGTCAGCCGTCATCACGTTGCGGTTTCGGACTCCCATCGCCCAGTCAGGCGAGGACGCGGTTGGGTCCTCTTGTTGTCGGTGTCCGACCAGGAATGGGACATGCAAATGGCAAGATCGGATCGCTCCGCTGCGGTGGCCGATCGCGTTGTTTTGTCCTAGGGCGAATCCGCTGGTTCCGGCGATCACAACGGGATCGTTGATGCGGTCGGCACTGACGTCACAGAGCAGCTGCACGACGGCGTCGATCAACCGAATTTGGCAACCGTACGTTCGCATCCATGCCATGATCCAATCCGGGTCATCTTCATTGGCAATTGTACAATTCGGTGGTTGCCACCCCTCGAGGATGGCTGCCACGTGTTCGCTTTGGGGAGCGACGGGCTGACCGTGGGAACGCATCTCCTCTTCAATGGTTTCGGAAGGATCGAGCGGCCCGTCATCGAGATCGTCAAAGAAGTCGATTGGAAACAAGTATCGCGGAGCGTCCCAGCACCGGGTCAAAAATCGACTGTGTAGCCAAACGTCGCGACCGGCCACCAATTGCTCACTCGCAACCGCAGCCAATGCGGCCAGGGTGGTTTCTTCGATCGAGTCGGCAACCATCGCTTCCCGGTTTGGAACGTGGATCAGTTCACTGACGCGATCCATGGAAGATCGTTCG
Proteins encoded in this window:
- a CDS encoding DEAD/DEAH box helicase, with protein sequence MAVASAGAQRESLTCEIDDTLSWSAQSDMVVETQTLQWAPLQTTRVPIKLPPLRVQTNGFLFPEAASWIPKAAPNPKPAIAGRIGEEDPAASLKKSRRRIGKHARIKPPNDIVKLQDRLYYLLQPPLDLLVGSGQLNFPFEPFPYQLDGIAYLFPRYACVLADEMGLGKTMQAISTMRMLLCSGELRSILLVCPKPLVSNWIREFSVWAPEIPVSAIEGNAAKREFQWRAPEFPVKIANYELLMRDKEIVLEGGLHFDLVALDEAQRIKNSSNSTSEIVKAIPRTRSWALTGTPVENSPDDLVGIFDFLSPGYLTAGMPLPQMAKAASDYILRRTKDMVLDDMPPKLFRDADVDLTPEQWQRYEAAETEGIVHLEELEESLTIQHVFELVLRLKQICNFDPVTGASAKLQRLEADMEEVAASGHKAILFSQWTKTIEKMKPALARYNPLEYHGKIPHKQREQVIDRFKNDPDANIILMSYGAGSVGLNLQFCRYVFLFDRWWNPAIEDQAINRAHRIGAAGSVTVTRMMAANTIEQRIAAVLDEKREMFDALFATQHSNEVATKPHKNSPLSRTGGLSRDEIFGLFDLRAPGGKKVA